One region of Epilithonimonas zeae genomic DNA includes:
- the tssO gene encoding type VI secretion system TssO, whose translation MQAKIILSNKEKRYYFLYLLGLLFFAVLLLSVIILYRYESPFNNSDILAIQTLEEKVKFDDRQKIAQPVIDSTFNKIEKVSVENQNPLLENEIRYSINDIANIFETVNITDPRKESYKQIAQFYKMYVEDKNIAGKKNENIKIFTKQFEDCSIGFKERKNQKLQRDNALLMKNN comes from the coding sequence ATGCAAGCCAAAATTATCCTTTCTAACAAAGAAAAAAGATACTACTTCTTGTACCTTTTGGGACTACTCTTTTTTGCAGTCTTGCTGCTTTCAGTAATTATTCTGTACCGTTATGAGTCGCCCTTCAACAATTCTGATATTCTGGCAATCCAGACCTTGGAAGAAAAAGTAAAATTCGATGATCGTCAAAAAATTGCGCAACCTGTTATCGACAGCACTTTTAACAAAATCGAAAAAGTGTCTGTAGAGAATCAAAATCCTCTCTTGGAAAACGAAATCAGATATAGCATTAATGATATTGCTAACATTTTCGAAACTGTGAATATCACGGATCCAAGAAAAGAATCTTACAAGCAGATTGCCCAGTTCTACAAAATGTATGTGGAAGACAAAAATATCGCGGGTAAAAAAAATGAAAACATCAAGATTTTCACCAAACAGTTTGAAGATTGTTCTATTGGTTTCAAGGAAAGAAAAAATCAAAAATTGCAAAGAGATAACGCATTACTTATGAAAAATAACTAA
- the tssO gene encoding type VI secretion system TssO, whose amino-acid sequence MATQGQKRLNSDDVRNGIIRFIFSFIVLISISLTTVFLFFKSSTIQREQIQKELNDYKNVLSRNELLKIKMDTIYYKMALLNTDRVQNDIFLRNSILEDLQDTKNIMGADSSKAFKQYSTLTKNIGKMTIFKNELINVTAKERNAIRNLNECMGKVEKINTQIKNNEPGGKIARRLK is encoded by the coding sequence ATGGCTACACAAGGACAAAAAAGACTGAACTCAGATGATGTAAGAAACGGAATTATCCGATTCATATTTTCATTCATTGTTTTAATATCGATCAGCTTAACAACTGTTTTTCTGTTTTTCAAAAGCTCAACAATTCAGAGAGAACAAATTCAAAAAGAACTGAATGACTATAAAAATGTTCTCAGCAGGAATGAACTTCTGAAAATTAAAATGGATACCATTTACTATAAAATGGCTTTGCTAAATACAGACAGGGTACAGAATGACATTTTCCTTAGAAACTCAATTCTGGAAGATCTTCAGGACACTAAAAATATTATGGGAGCGGATAGCAGCAAAGCTTTCAAACAATATTCTACGCTGACTAAAAACATTGGAAAAATGACCATTTTCAAAAATGAACTCATTAACGTAACTGCTAAAGAAAGAAATGCCATAAGAAACCTAAATGAATGTATGGGGAAAGTAGAAAAAATCAATACCCAAATCAAAAATAATGAGCCAGGTGGAAAAATAGCAAGACGATTAAAATAA
- a CDS encoding response regulator transcription factor → MYNTSTKAIRFSIAENDFYFKQFLVKMLLENPLFSIVNDCNNGNELINRLYRKQEDVFIINLFMPILSGIEAIKYIRQHNKDVPILTYSTTYQDDMAATLSEIPNTFYCQKNSIIIKDILRNCILSKNSDYEEYKKEWASQEEVVKSYMDRQKKQQDELNVTEIHIIKLCYEGFSNKEIGDRISLSTRTIDTYINRLTEKLGLKSKLDLARFCVENGYYNSSI, encoded by the coding sequence ATGTACAATACTTCTACAAAAGCGATACGCTTTTCAATCGCAGAAAACGATTTCTATTTTAAGCAGTTTTTGGTTAAAATGCTTTTGGAAAACCCTTTGTTTTCTATTGTTAATGATTGTAATAATGGTAACGAATTAATTAACAGGCTTTACAGAAAGCAAGAAGATGTATTCATCATCAACTTGTTTATGCCAATCCTAAGCGGAATCGAAGCGATAAAATATATTCGTCAACACAATAAGGATGTTCCAATTCTTACTTACTCCACAACTTATCAGGATGACATGGCCGCTACTCTTAGCGAAATTCCTAACACTTTCTATTGTCAAAAAAACAGCATTATTATAAAAGATATTCTTAGAAATTGTATTCTGAGTAAAAATTCTGATTATGAGGAGTATAAAAAAGAATGGGCGTCGCAGGAAGAAGTTGTGAAAAGCTACATGGATCGCCAGAAAAAACAACAAGACGAACTGAACGTTACGGAGATTCATATCATTAAGCTGTGCTATGAAGGATTCAGCAATAAAGAAATCGGCGACCGAATAAGCTTAAGCACAAGAACAATTGATACTTATATTAATAGATTGACTGAAAAACTGGGACTTAAAAGCAAATTGGATCTTGCCCGATTTTGTGTAGAAAACGGATATTACAATTCAAGTATTTAG
- a CDS encoding PLP-dependent aminotransferase family protein, with product MAREILYQKIAKIIEEQILSETLRIGDKLPSIRSIQKNYNVGLNTAKQVFLELESKSLVESRPRSGYYVSRTFQRKMALPSVSEPRLAKKENTPEELTRKVFDSLQDKDITRFSLGIPDQNLLPVAKLNKGIVRAMRSLPESGTEIEPAQGSINLRRNIAKWSLVLEGKLTEDDIVTTHGTMSAIYYCLLAVTKPGDTIATESPMYFGILQLAKSMGLNVIELPTHPVTGVDLDALKKNIHKINACCFVTNFSNPLGSLMPDENKKLLVELLTYHNIPLIEDDLLGNLFFGNSRPKPCKVYDEAGIVMWCGGVSKTLSPGYRVGWVAPGKFKEKIIWQKLVQTVSMPSLFQEVIADFMEFGRYDHHLRGLRQTLHTNCLKFQRTIEDYFPENTKISQPQGGFFLWLELDGKMDTSELYEIAMAQKISFAPGRLFTQHNQFNNCMRLSFALNWNEKVESDLIKLGNIIKQNF from the coding sequence ATGGCAAGAGAAATTCTTTATCAGAAAATCGCAAAAATTATAGAAGAACAGATTCTTTCCGAAACCCTTCGGATTGGAGACAAATTACCTTCGATACGTTCGATACAAAAGAATTACAACGTTGGACTGAACACTGCGAAACAAGTATTTTTGGAGTTGGAAAGCAAATCGTTGGTAGAATCCCGACCAAGATCTGGATATTACGTAAGCAGAACTTTTCAGAGAAAAATGGCGCTTCCTTCTGTTAGTGAACCAAGGCTTGCTAAGAAAGAAAATACTCCGGAAGAGTTAACCCGAAAGGTTTTCGACTCACTTCAAGATAAAGATATTACAAGATTTTCATTAGGAATCCCAGATCAAAATTTGTTGCCGGTTGCCAAGTTAAATAAAGGGATTGTAAGAGCAATGCGAAGTCTTCCTGAAAGCGGAACCGAAATAGAGCCTGCACAAGGAAGCATTAATCTTCGCAGAAATATTGCCAAATGGTCGTTGGTTCTAGAAGGGAAGTTGACGGAAGATGATATTGTCACAACACATGGAACAATGAGTGCCATTTATTACTGTCTGCTTGCAGTTACAAAGCCCGGTGATACCATTGCTACAGAAAGTCCGATGTATTTTGGGATTTTACAGTTAGCAAAATCGATGGGGTTGAATGTTATTGAACTTCCGACACATCCTGTCACCGGAGTCGATTTGGATGCTCTGAAAAAAAATATTCATAAAATTAATGCTTGCTGTTTTGTAACCAATTTCAGTAATCCTTTGGGAAGCCTGATGCCGGATGAAAATAAAAAATTGCTTGTAGAGTTGCTGACTTACCACAATATCCCTTTGATCGAAGATGATTTGTTGGGAAACCTTTTCTTTGGAAATTCTCGCCCAAAGCCTTGTAAAGTATATGATGAGGCAGGAATTGTGATGTGGTGTGGCGGAGTTTCCAAGACTTTGTCTCCCGGTTATCGTGTAGGCTGGGTTGCTCCGGGAAAATTTAAAGAAAAAATTATTTGGCAGAAATTGGTACAGACCGTTTCAATGCCTTCACTGTTTCAGGAAGTGATTGCTGATTTTATGGAGTTTGGAAGATACGATCATCATTTGAGAGGCTTGCGACAGACTTTACATACTAATTGTCTGAAATTTCAGCGAACTATTGAAGATTATTTTCCGGAAAATACAAAAATTTCTCAGCCTCAAGGTGGTTTCTTTCTTTGGCTTGAGCTGGATGGAAAAATGGATACTTCTGAGCTTTATGAGATTGCTATGGCGCAGAAAATCAGCTTTGCGCCAGGAAGATTATTCACTCAGCACAATCAGTTTAATAATTGTATGAGGCTAAGTTTTGCATTGAATTGGAATGAAAAAGTTGAATCAGATTTAATCAAATTAGGAAATATTATTAAACAGAATTTCTAA